One Pseudomonas sp. HOU2 genomic window carries:
- the zwf gene encoding glucose-6-phosphate dehydrogenase, which produces MTHTIRRKSKAEPAPPTTLFLFGAHGDLVKRLLMPALYNLSRDGLLDENLRIVGVDHNAITDEAFAQKLEDFIRTEVAAKVGKGDQMLDPALWAKLARGISYVQGDFLDDSTYSALSAKIADSGTGNAVFYLATAPRFFSEVVRRLGAAKLLEETPEAFRRVVIEKPFGSDLQTAEALNACLLKVMSEKQIYRIDHYLGKETVQNILVSRFSNSLFEAFWNNHYIDHVQITAAETVGVETRGSFYEHTGALRDMVPNHLFQLLAMVAMEPPAAFGADAVRGEKAKVVGAIRPWSVEEARANSVRGQYRAGEVGGKALNGYRQEANVAPDSNTETYVALKVMIDNWRWVGVPFYLRTGKRMSVRDTEIVICFKPAPYAQFRDTEVDELQPTYLRIQIQPNEGMWFDLLAKRPGPALNMANIELGFAYKDFFEMQPSTGYETLIYDCLTGDQTLFQRADNIENGWRAVQPFLDAWQQDASVQTYAAGEDGPQAANDLLTRDGRVWHGLG; this is translated from the coding sequence ATGACCCATACGATCCGCAGAAAATCCAAGGCAGAACCCGCACCACCGACCACGCTGTTTCTGTTCGGTGCCCACGGCGACCTGGTCAAGCGCTTGCTGATGCCGGCGCTGTACAACCTCAGTCGCGACGGCTTGCTTGACGAAAATTTGCGGATCGTTGGCGTTGATCACAACGCCATTACCGATGAAGCCTTCGCGCAAAAGCTCGAAGACTTCATCCGTACCGAAGTGGCGGCAAAAGTCGGCAAGGGCGATCAGATGCTTGATCCGGCCTTGTGGGCCAAGCTCGCCAGAGGTATCAGCTACGTCCAGGGCGACTTCCTGGACGACAGCACTTATTCCGCGCTGTCGGCAAAAATTGCCGATAGCGGCACTGGCAATGCGGTGTTCTACCTGGCCACCGCGCCACGTTTCTTCAGTGAAGTGGTACGCCGTCTCGGCGCGGCCAAGTTGCTCGAGGAAACTCCCGAAGCATTCAGAAGGGTGGTGATCGAGAAGCCGTTCGGCTCCGATCTGCAAACCGCCGAAGCGTTGAACGCCTGTCTGCTCAAGGTCATGTCCGAGAAACAGATCTATCGGATCGACCATTATCTGGGCAAGGAAACCGTGCAGAACATTCTGGTCAGCCGGTTCTCCAACAGTCTGTTCGAAGCGTTCTGGAACAACCATTACATCGACCACGTACAAATCACCGCCGCAGAAACCGTCGGTGTTGAAACCCGCGGCAGTTTTTACGAGCACACCGGTGCGCTGCGTGACATGGTGCCCAATCACCTGTTCCAGTTGCTGGCGATGGTCGCCATGGAACCGCCGGCCGCATTCGGCGCTGACGCCGTGCGCGGCGAGAAGGCCAAAGTGGTCGGCGCGATCCGCCCGTGGAGCGTTGAAGAGGCGCGAGCCAACTCTGTACGCGGTCAGTACCGCGCCGGCGAGGTCGGTGGCAAAGCGTTGAATGGCTATCGTCAGGAAGCCAACGTGGCGCCTGACAGCAACACCGAAACCTACGTCGCACTGAAAGTCATGATCGACAACTGGCGCTGGGTCGGCGTGCCGTTTTATCTGCGCACCGGCAAGCGCATGAGCGTGCGCGACACCGAAATCGTCATCTGCTTCAAACCGGCGCCGTACGCGCAGTTCCGCGACACCGAAGTCGACGAGTTGCAGCCGACCTATCTGCGCATTCAGATCCAGCCCAACGAAGGCATGTGGTTCGACCTGCTGGCCAAGCGGCCGGGGCCGGCGCTGAACATGGCCAACATCGAGCTGGGTTTTGCCTACAAGGACTTCTTCGAAATGCAGCCGTCCACCGGCTACGAAACGCTGATCTACGACTGCCTGACCGGCGACCAGACGCTGTTCCAGCGCGCCGACAACATCGAGAACGGCTGGCGCGCAGTGCAACCGTTCCTCGATGCCTGGCAACAGGATGCGAGCGTGCAGACCTACGCTGCCGGGGAAGACGGCCCGCAAGCCGCCAATGATCTGCTGACTCGCGATGGTCGCGTCTGGCACGGTCTGGGATGA
- a CDS encoding sigma-54 dependent transcriptional regulator, which produces MIEAPALRRLLVVDPCDDCHRLLPGLRTVGWDVDSCTLENAADRTCDVGLLRLQPFHLERPEAVKELISRSGTEWIAVLNQEVLRLQNVGDFVCEWFFDFHTLPFDVSRVQVTLGRAFGMARLRGQGTIHVDQPEHELLGDSKPIRELRKLLSKLAPTESPVLIRGESGTGKELVARTLHRQSQRHSKPFVAINCGAIPEHLIQSELFGHEKGAFTGAHQRKVGRIEAANGGTLFLDEIGDLPLELQANLLRFLQEKHIERVGGSQPIPVDVRVLAATHVDLEAAIEKKRFREDLYYRLNVLQVVTAPLRERHGDLSMLANHFSHFYSHETGRRPRSFSEDALIAMGKHDWPGNVRELANRVRRGLVLAEGRQIEARDLGLLSQHTVSTPMGTLEDYKTRAERQALCDVLNRHSDNLSVAAKVLGVSRPTFYRLLHKHQIR; this is translated from the coding sequence ATGATCGAAGCGCCAGCGTTACGACGTTTATTGGTAGTCGACCCCTGTGACGACTGCCATCGCCTGTTACCCGGATTGCGCACGGTAGGTTGGGATGTCGACAGCTGTACCCTGGAAAATGCCGCCGATCGGACATGCGATGTCGGGCTGCTGCGACTGCAACCTTTTCACCTTGAACGTCCCGAAGCGGTCAAGGAACTGATCAGTCGCAGCGGCACCGAGTGGATCGCCGTGTTGAACCAGGAAGTCCTGCGGTTGCAGAACGTCGGTGACTTCGTCTGCGAATGGTTTTTCGATTTTCACACCTTGCCATTCGATGTCTCACGGGTCCAGGTGACCCTGGGGCGCGCATTCGGCATGGCGCGTCTGCGCGGGCAAGGCACGATTCACGTCGATCAGCCGGAACATGAACTGCTCGGCGACAGCAAGCCGATCCGCGAGCTGCGCAAGTTATTGAGCAAACTGGCGCCGACCGAATCCCCGGTGCTGATCCGCGGTGAAAGTGGCACCGGTAAAGAACTGGTGGCGCGCACGCTGCACCGCCAGTCCCAGCGCCACAGCAAGCCGTTTGTGGCGATCAATTGCGGGGCGATTCCCGAACACTTGATTCAGTCCGAACTGTTCGGCCACGAAAAAGGCGCCTTTACCGGTGCGCATCAGCGCAAGGTCGGGCGCATCGAGGCCGCCAATGGCGGCACGCTGTTTCTCGATGAAATCGGCGATCTGCCGCTGGAATTGCAGGCCAATCTGCTGCGCTTTCTGCAGGAAAAACACATCGAACGCGTCGGTGGCAGTCAGCCGATTCCGGTTGATGTTCGCGTGCTGGCGGCCACCCACGTCGACCTCGAAGCCGCCATCGAGAAAAAGCGTTTTCGCGAAGACCTGTATTACCGCCTCAATGTGCTGCAGGTGGTGACCGCGCCATTGCGCGAGCGCCATGGTGATCTGTCGATGCTGGCCAACCATTTCTCGCACTTCTACAGCCACGAAACCGGCCGCCGTCCGCGCAGCTTCAGTGAGGATGCGTTGATCGCCATGGGCAAGCACGACTGGCCGGGCAATGTGCGCGAGCTGGCCAACCGCGTGCGACGGGGTCTGGTTCTGGCCGAAGGTCGACAGATCGAAGCCCGCGATCTGGGATTGCTCAGCCAGCACACGGTTTCTACGCCGATGGGTACGCTGGAAGACTACAAGACCCGCGCCGAACGCCAGGCGCTGTGCGATGTGTTGAACCGCCACAGCGACAACCTCAGTGTGGCGGCGAAGGTGCTGGGAGTGTCGCGGCCGACGTTTTATCGGCTGCTGCACAAACATCAGATTCGCTAG
- a CDS encoding HAD family hydrolase, which translates to MSDSIRFLLSDMDGTLLLPDHSLSQRTIDAVRSLREAGVLFSLATGRPPKAMLQQIEALGVDLPTAAFNGGTIVNPDGSLLVAHYLPVPTALIALALFADQPDVEIWVFSGGDWLLKDPHGPMVPREQHGLGYPPVVVESFEPYLERIDKIVATSNNTDLLIELEARLLPRVNGMAQVSRSQPVYLDVTALEANKGTALTTIAAHLGIPLEQTAAIGDGGNDPAMFHCAGLSIAMGQAEEAVKRQADVVTAPNTEDGVAQAIEKYILQ; encoded by the coding sequence ATGAGTGACTCGATCCGCTTTTTACTGAGTGACATGGACGGCACGCTGTTGCTGCCCGATCACAGCCTGAGCCAGCGCACCATCGACGCGGTGCGTTCGCTGCGCGAGGCCGGCGTGTTGTTCAGCCTGGCCACCGGGCGTCCACCCAAAGCCATGTTGCAGCAGATCGAAGCCTTGGGTGTCGATCTGCCGACCGCCGCCTTCAATGGCGGCACCATCGTCAATCCGGATGGCAGCCTGTTGGTGGCGCACTACCTGCCGGTGCCGACGGCGCTGATTGCCCTGGCGTTGTTCGCTGACCAGCCGGATGTGGAGATCTGGGTGTTCAGCGGTGGTGACTGGTTGCTCAAGGATCCGCACGGGCCGATGGTGCCGCGCGAGCAGCATGGCCTCGGTTATCCGCCGGTGGTGGTCGAGAGTTTCGAGCCGTACCTGGAGCGCATCGACAAGATCGTCGCCACCAGCAACAACACGGATCTGCTGATCGAGCTTGAGGCGCGTCTGCTGCCCAGGGTCAACGGCATGGCGCAGGTTTCGCGCTCGCAACCGGTGTATCTGGACGTGACAGCGCTGGAAGCCAACAAGGGCACCGCACTGACGACGATTGCTGCACATCTGGGCATCCCGCTGGAGCAGACGGCGGCGATTGGCGATGGCGGCAACGACCCGGCGATGTTCCATTGCGCGGGATTGTCGATTGCCATGGGGCAGGCGGAAGAGGCGGTGAAGCGTCAGGCTGATGTAGTCACGGCCCCCAACACCGAAGACGGCGTGGCGCAGGCGATCGAAAAATACATCCTCCAGTAA
- the nhaB gene encoding sodium/proton antiporter NhaB, translating into MSGSLAQAFAHNFLGHSPRWYKACIVGFLILNAVVLFTVGPVAAGWLLVIEFIFTLAMALKCYPLMPGGLLLIEALLLKMTTPQALYDELLHNFPVILLLMFMVAGIYFMKDLLLFLFSRLLLGVRSKALLALMFCFLSAFLSAFLDALTVTAVIISAAVGFYSVYHRVASGNDPRQDSEFSDDRHLPALHHEDLEQFRAFLRSLLMHGAVGTALGGVCTLVGEPQNLLIGHEMGWHFAEFFQKVAPVSLPVLVAGLVTCLLLEKLRWFGYGTLLPDNVRAVLANYAAEDNAERTPRQRAALLVQGTAALILIGCLAFHVAEVGLIGLMVIVLITAFTGITDEHRLGSAFKDAMPFTALLVVFFAVVAVIHDQQLFAPLIQWVLALPAEQQPGMLFIANGLLSAISDNVFVATIYITEVKQAFLSGHMSREHFETLAIAINTGTNLPSVATPNGQAAFLFLLTSAIAPLVRLSYGRMVWMALPYTVVMGLLGWYAVSYWL; encoded by the coding sequence ATGTCCGGTTCACTGGCCCAGGCGTTCGCGCATAACTTCCTCGGGCATTCGCCCCGCTGGTACAAGGCGTGCATCGTCGGGTTCCTGATCCTCAACGCCGTGGTGCTGTTCACTGTCGGCCCGGTCGCCGCCGGCTGGTTGTTGGTGATCGAGTTCATTTTCACCCTGGCCATGGCCCTCAAGTGCTATCCGTTGATGCCCGGTGGCTTGTTGCTGATTGAAGCCCTGCTGCTGAAGATGACCACCCCGCAGGCACTGTACGATGAGTTGCTGCACAACTTCCCGGTGATCCTGCTGCTGATGTTCATGGTCGCTGGCATCTACTTCATGAAGGACCTGCTGCTGTTTTTGTTCTCACGGTTGCTGCTGGGCGTGCGCTCCAAGGCGCTGCTGGCGCTGATGTTCTGCTTCCTCTCGGCCTTTCTGTCGGCGTTTCTCGATGCCTTGACCGTCACCGCAGTAATCATCAGCGCGGCGGTCGGCTTCTACTCGGTCTACCACCGTGTGGCCTCGGGCAACGATCCGCGTCAGGACAGCGAATTCAGCGACGACCGCCATCTGCCGGCCCTGCACCATGAAGATCTGGAGCAATTCCGCGCATTCCTGCGCAGCCTGCTGATGCACGGCGCGGTCGGTACTGCCCTCGGCGGGGTCTGCACCCTGGTGGGCGAGCCGCAGAATTTGCTGATCGGTCATGAAATGGGCTGGCACTTCGCAGAATTCTTCCAGAAAGTCGCGCCGGTTTCGCTGCCGGTACTGGTGGCCGGCCTGGTGACCTGTCTGCTGCTGGAAAAACTGCGCTGGTTTGGCTACGGCACCCTGCTGCCGGACAACGTCCGCGCCGTACTGGCCAATTACGCCGCCGAAGACAACGCCGAACGCACTCCGCGTCAGCGTGCCGCCCTGCTGGTGCAAGGCACTGCCGCGTTGATTCTGATTGGCTGCCTGGCGTTTCACGTTGCTGAAGTCGGCTTGATCGGCCTGATGGTGATCGTGTTGATCACCGCGTTTACCGGCATCACCGACGAGCATCGCCTCGGCAGCGCGTTCAAGGACGCCATGCCGTTCACTGCATTGCTGGTGGTGTTTTTTGCCGTGGTCGCGGTGATTCACGATCAACAACTGTTCGCCCCACTGATCCAGTGGGTGCTGGCGCTGCCGGCGGAGCAACAGCCGGGCATGCTGTTCATCGCCAACGGGCTGCTCTCGGCGATCAGCGACAACGTGTTCGTCGCCACGATCTACATCACCGAAGTGAAACAGGCCTTCCTGTCCGGGCACATGAGTCGCGAGCACTTCGAGACCCTGGCGATCGCGATCAACACCGGTACCAATCTGCCAAGCGTGGCGACCCCGAATGGTCAGGCGGCGTTCCTGTTCCTGCTGACCTCGGCGATTGCGCCGCTGGTGCGCCTGTCGTACGGGCGGATGGTGTGGATGGCGTTGCCGTACACCGTAGTGATGGGGTTACTGGGCTGGTACGCCGTCAGCTACTGGCTCTGA